A region of the Penicillium psychrofluorescens genome assembly, chromosome: 6 genome:
gtctcttcgccttctttATAGTTGACGCGGACATTGCTTGTCATGTGTGTCGTGTCCATTGGTCCCACGTGGTCTAGCAGAGCGGTCCGGATGGTATCGAGACCCTTGTACTCGCGCGGCTCTTCGCCCGGTGCGGTTCGGAATTCCAGGCTCACGTCGGGAGAAGTGGAGAATGCGCTGTTGAAAATTGAAATGTCATGTCGGTCGAAGCCGATGATGGCGCGGTTAAAAGCGTCCACTATCGCTTCCCGCGTCGTGAGGAAGGGGAGGTTATGCATATAGGTGGTCATTTTTGTTGGTTGggtgggtggttggttgAGTTGTCTTTGTGGTGGTGTGATAGTTATCTtaagaagagaatgaatggtttgatggatgatgctaTGCTGAACACCTTATATATCTCTGGAGCTTGACGCATAAGCCATCGGATTATGCTGGCTTGACCTATCAAAGGGCCGGGATTTCTGTCCGTCTCTATATCGCCGCAGGCACTAGAGGTTGGTAATCATCGGCGTTAAATGGATGTCGGGTTTAGCGGAGTTAGGGCATTTTCATTTCTTCGTGCTAGAATCTAACGATTGGCCTTTTTAACAATATTCAACGGAGCTTTATGAACCAGCACCACGGAAGATAGTCGCCAGCTCTTTCTATTCTTACGCTGCAATGGCCATTACCGAATCATACCATAAAACTTTTCTGGGCGAATGTTATCACTGTGTTCTACTCCATCTAATTCCCTTCTCTtaatcctcttccttttgAGTCAGGCTTTGACGTAACCTTAACTAGAGATCTTGAGAAGCCTAGGAAACCTGC
Encoded here:
- a CDS encoding uncharacterized protein (ID:PFLUO_009122-T1.cds;~source:funannotate) — its product is MTTYMHNLPFLTTREAIVDAFNRAIIGFDRHDISIFNSAFSTSPDVSLEFRTAPGEEPREYKGLDTIRTALLDHVGPMDTTHMTSNVRVNYKEGEETASMTCYILAQHCPPGRGKEPDGPKYLVAGEYEINLVFDKADGLWKVQKGVLDAIWTQGDRSVMARS